A stretch of Oncorhynchus gorbuscha isolate QuinsamMale2020 ecotype Even-year linkage group LG24, OgorEven_v1.0, whole genome shotgun sequence DNA encodes these proteins:
- the LOC124012722 gene encoding endothelin-1-like: protein MDLRIFFSVLSIVYSGILQTVTSAPMGKETAVATPASPVPVRHIRNKRCSCATFLDKECVYFCHLDIIWVNTPERVVSYGLGNASRKKRAIKDPEVSQQDPRCKCVSEDDGTCIRFCQLENHLRYRTAAVIRPASDTVIRRVPDTVIRPVPDTVIRPVPASVISPTLAEYAWRRQCKLKLAAKTSRIQRVKHRDHKAVGPSALRATVKACLLLEKWMVKQRHKPREGR, encoded by the exons ATGGATTTAAGAATATTTTTCTCCGTATTGTCAATTGTGTACTCTGGAATTTTACAAACAG TTACATCTGCCCCTATGGGAAAAGAAACAGCGGTAGCCACCCCAGCCTCCCCGGTGCCAGTGCGCCACATCAGGAACAAGCGATGCTCCTGCGCAACGTTCCTAGACAAGGAGTGCGTTTACTTCTGTCATCTGGACATCATATGGGTCAACACGCCTGA GCGCGTGGTTTCCTACGGACTGGGCAACGCATCTAGAAAGAAGCGCGCAATCAAGGATCCCGAGGTCTCCCAACAGGACCCTCGGTGTAAGTGCGTCAGCGAAGATGACGGCACGTGTATAAGATTCTGTCAGCTGGAAAATCACCTCAG ATACCGGACAGCAGCAGTGATCCGTCCGGCGTCAGACACAGTGATCCGTCGCGTGCCAGACACCGTGATCCGTCCCGTGCCAGACACCGTGATCCGTCCCGTGCCAGCGTCCGTGATCAGTCCCACCCTTGCTGAGTATGCTTGGAGGCGGCAGTGCAAACTCAAGCTGGCAGCCAAAACGTCTAGGATTCAAAG GGTGAAACACAGAGACCACAAAGCAGTTGGCCCCTCAGCTCTAAGGGCCACAGTCAAAGCTTGCCTGCTGCTGGAGAAGTGGATGGTGAAACAACGACACAAGCCAAGAGaagggagatga